The DNA sequence ACGTGGCGATATCACGCCCGAGACTCGTCTTGTAGAAGCCACCAGCGGCAATACAGGCATTGCTTTGGCGATGGTAGCGGCGGCCTTCAAGCTCGATATTACGCTCATTATGCCCGAAAACTCTACCCAAGAACGCATTGACACAATGCGGGCTTTTGGGGCGCGGGTCATCCTGACAGAAGCCGCCAAAACGATTGAATACTCCCGCACACTTGCCGACGAGATGGTCGCCAACGAAGGTTACTATATGCTCAACCAGTTTGCCAACCCTGACAACTACTGGGCACACTACCACAGCACCGGCCCCGAAATCTGGCGCGACACCCAAGGCCAAATTACGCATTTTGTGGCCAGTATGGGTACTACCGGCACTATTATGGGTAATTCTCGCTATCTCAAAGAACAGAACCCCGCCGTCCGCATAGTGGGTGTGCAGCCCGAAGAAGGCGCTAGTATCCCCGGCATCCGCAAATGGTCGCCAGAGTTTCTACCTCAGATTTTTGAGCCTGAGCGTATCGACCAAATCCTGTATGTCAATGAAGCGCAGGCTACCCAAACCACCCGAAGAATGGCTCGTGAGGCGGGTATCTTTGCCGGAATGAGTAGCGGTGGGGTGATGCACGCTGCCCTTGAGTTGGCCCAAAGCCTTACAGAACCTGCCCTGATGGTCTGTATCGTCTGCGACCGAGGAGACCGCTACCTCAGCTCGCCGCTGTTTGCCCAAACACCTTAGTCTGGAGTATTAGAACCATTGCCCCCTATTTGCTGTTTAAACATAGGTTAAACCACTGGACAAGCTCAAGACCTAAAAAGCGGGGTAAATCAGCTACAAGGCCAAGAATAGACGATTGCCTTAGGGGCTATTTCATCATCGCACTAGGCCTTTGTAAGCATCCAGTGGTTTGAGCACCAGTTACGCACTATCTCATTGTATTATTGTCTTTTTATGAAACTTGATATTCTGGTCTTTGCTGCCCACCCCGACGACGCTGAGCTGTCCTGTTCGGGAACCATTGCCCTTCACGTAGCCCTCGGCAAAAAAGTAGGCATCATCGACCTTACCGAAGGAGAGCTGGGTACACGCGGCAGTGTAGCCCAACGCTACGAAGAAGCCGCCGCCGCCGCCAAAGTATTGCAACTCAGCGCACGCGAAAATCTACAGCTCGCCGACGGCTTTTTTACCAATGACGAAGCCAGTCAGCGCAAGCTCATCGAAGTAATTCGCCGCTATCAGCCTGATATTGTTTTTGCTAATGCCCTCATCGACAGACATATAGACCACGGAAAGGGTGCCAAAC is a window from the Eisenibacter elegans DSM 3317 genome containing:
- the cysM gene encoding cysteine synthase CysM, which codes for MIPVDNIAQLIGDTPMVRIQFPEIPPHITLYGKLEGHNPGGSVKDRPAYQMISQALKRGDITPETRLVEATSGNTGIALAMVAAAFKLDITLIMPENSTQERIDTMRAFGARVILTEAAKTIEYSRTLADEMVANEGYYMLNQFANPDNYWAHYHSTGPEIWRDTQGQITHFVASMGTTGTIMGNSRYLKEQNPAVRIVGVQPEEGASIPGIRKWSPEFLPQIFEPERIDQILYVNEAQATQTTRRMAREAGIFAGMSSGGVMHAALELAQSLTEPALMVCIVCDRGDRYLSSPLFAQTP